The window CGCCGCGCTCGGCATCCTCGATGAAGCGCAGGAACGCGGGCGCGTCGCCATACCCCGTCCGGGCGACGACGACGAAGTGATCGAGTGCCGCGACCTCCGTCCGTGCGTCCTGGGCGCCGGCGAACGCCGCCGGCCCCAGGAGCAGGACGAGGATCGCCACGACCCGGGCCATCAGCGTCCCCGATCTGCCAGTGCGTTCAGTGCCGCGACCACGTCGGACGCCTTGGCGCGGCCGTCGTGCGCGTTGCTGATCTGCGCGAACCGCACGATGGACGTTCGGTCGATCACGAATGTCGAGGGGTACGACGTCTCGTTCGGAGCATCCCATCGCAGCCCATAGGCATTCGTGAACGTGTAATCCGGATCCGTCACGAACCGGAAGCTGGCGGGAAGCGGCTGCGACGCCACGAATTCCTTCGCACGCTGTACGACCTGGTCCGACGGACCGGGATAGACCCACACCACGTTGGCCCCGCGGGCCTCGAATTCCTTCGCGTGTGCCACGAAGTCCGCGAACTGCCGCGTGCAGAAGGGGCACTGATAGCCCGGCCACCCGCGCGCGAGCACCAGGACGACCGGACCGCGCGCGGTTTCGCCCGCCAGGCTGACCGTGGTGCCGTCGAGGGCGGTGAGCGCAAACGGGCGCGCCCGGTCGCCAATCTTCGGCGCGGCGCCGAACCCGGCCGACAGAGTCGCCGTCGCCAGGACTGCCGCTGCGGCGAGCGACGGAATGCGCCGCTTCAGGATTGCTGTCATCAACGTAACCTCCGCAGCCTTCATTGCCCCGGCCGGCCGCAATATTCCCTCTTCGGGCGGGAATAAACCGGCAGTCGCGAGACATATCTCCTTTGTTACATGGAGCACACCCGTGCGCCGGCCGGCGCCCCTGACTGGAGGACGTTCGAGGCCGAAGCCTTGCCGCACGTCGACCGTCTGTTCAGGCTGGCCATGTGGTTCGAGCGCGATCGCCAGGACGCGGAGGATCTCGTGCAGGAAACGATGATCCAGGCGCTGCAGTCGTTCCATCGCTTCACGCCGGGCACGAACTGCCGGGCGTGGCTCGTGTCCATCCTTCAGCACGTCCGCAGCCATCGCTGGCGGGCTCGCTCGCGGTCGCGGCTCGTCCCGGATCCCGGCGACCGGATCGCCGAATCCGTGCCGTTCGTGCCGCCGGTCTCCCAGGTGCTCACCGACGAAGACCTGCTCGCGGCCCTCCGGAGGCTGCCGACGCGATTCCAGGAAGTCGTCGTGCTCTCCGACGTCGAGGAGTTGACCTACAAGGAGATTTCCGCCGCCCTTGGCATCCCGCTCGGTACCGTGATGTCGCGGCTGCATCGCGGCCGAGGACTGCTCCGTGCGGAGCTGCAGAAACCGGAGATGTTGCATGCAGTGCGCTGAAGCCCGAAGGCTCGCCGATTCGTTCGTCGCGGGTGAACTGCCGGCGGAAACGCGCCATCAGCTCCTCCGCCACCTCGA is drawn from Vicinamibacterales bacterium and contains these coding sequences:
- a CDS encoding peroxiredoxin family protein: MTAILKRRIPSLAAAAVLATATLSAGFGAAPKIGDRARPFALTALDGTTVSLAGETARGPVVLVLARGWPGYQCPFCTRQFADFVAHAKEFEARGANVVWVYPGPSDQVVQRAKEFVASQPLPASFRFVTDPDYTFTNAYGLRWDAPNETSYPSTFVIDRTSIVRFAQISNAHDGRAKASDVVAALNALADRGR
- a CDS encoding sigma-70 family RNA polymerase sigma factor, coding for MEHTRAPAGAPDWRTFEAEALPHVDRLFRLAMWFERDRQDAEDLVQETMIQALQSFHRFTPGTNCRAWLVSILQHVRSHRWRARSRSRLVPDPGDRIAESVPFVPPVSQVLTDEDLLAALRRLPTRFQEVVVLSDVEELTYKEISAALGIPLGTVMSRLHRGRGLLRAELQKPEMLHAVR